The proteins below are encoded in one region of Penicillium psychrofluorescens genome assembly, chromosome: 4:
- a CDS encoding uncharacterized protein (ID:PFLUO_006683-T1.cds;~source:funannotate) gives MYYMLYLASLCRRRRWPEPTYESSGNAGGYSCVVRVNNRKYQTDAICESEVRARESAAMRAYLICRNFSVNDGMYPAGHSQGGAVQGIPVAIGTGRKSSRDDDTDTSVSSSGGSSSGGSSPENRDRVVRLGSGGGVGRGGHHQISLKGGVAVTVPASARALSYGGRGI, from the exons ATGTACTATATGCTCTATCTGGCAA GCCTCtgccggcgccgccgctggccagAGCCAACGTACGAATCATCCGGCAATGCAGGCGGGTACAGCTGCGTGGTCCGAGTGAACAACCGCAAGTATCAAACCGACGCCATCTGCGAATCCGAGGTGCGCGCCCGCGAGAGCGCCGCCATGCGTGCGTACCTGATTTGCCGCAACTTCTCCGTCAACGACGGCATGTACCCCGCCGGCCACAGCCAGGGCGGCGCCGTGCAGGGGATTCCCGTTGCGATCGGCACGGGCCGCAAGTCTAGTCGTGACGACGATACTGATACCTCTGTCAGTAGTAGTGGCGGCAGCTCTAGTGGCGGGAGTAGCCCTGAGAACCGGGATAGGGTCGTGAGGCttggtagtggtggtggtgttggtcgCGGTGGGCATCATCAGATCTCGCTGAAGGGTGGGGTGGCGGTTACAGTTCCGGCTTCGGCTAGGGCTCTTAGTTATGGGGGGCGTGGGATCTAA
- a CDS encoding uncharacterized protein (ID:PFLUO_006684-T1.cds;~source:funannotate), with the protein MASISQEPRPGIPVLFTQPPPIRDPLVTETLDLQTETVDKCLPFLQAIHTTQRGPFNALGVPALQRDEHVAYLYDSLEDYPAGFVAMDASRPWMIYWALAGLSLLGEDVTRFRERVVESLRPMQNPTGGFGGGHGQSSHLAGSYATILALAIVGGEEAFALVDRKAMWQWLGRVKAADGGFRMCEGGEEDMR; encoded by the exons ATGGCGAGTATCAGCCAAGAACCACGCCCGGGAATCCCCGTCCTGTTCACGCAGCCGCCACCCATCCGGGACCCGCTCGTCACAGAGACCCTGGATCTGCAGACCGAGACGGTCGACAAGTGCCTCCCGTTTCTGCAGGCCATTCACACCACCCAACGAGGCCCCTTCAACGCCCTCGGGGTTCCTGCGCTTCAGCGGGACGAGCATGTAGCCTACCTCTATGACTCCCTGGAGGACTATCCCGCCGGCTTTGTCGCCATGGACGCCAGCCGCCCGTGGATGATCTACTGGGCGCTGGCCGGGTTATCGCTCCTAGGCGAGGACGTGACGCGATTTCGCGAACG CGTGGTCGAATCCCTTCGGCCCATGCAGAACCCCACCGGCGGCTTCGGGGGCGGGCATGGCCAAAGCTCGCATTTGGCAGGCAGTTATGCGACTATCCTGGCGCTGGCAATAGTTGGGGGCGAGGAAGCTTTCGCATTGGTCGATCGCAAGGCAAT GTGGCAATGGCTGGGCCGCGTGAAGGCGGCAGATGGAGGCTTCCGCATGTGTGAaggcggggaggaggataTGCGGTAA